The genomic region TTTATTGGTTATTGgccatattatatttatttatttttaatcaaataaacagCAAATTGTCTTACAGCATGTCAGTAAACCAAAGAGAAGGCCTCAGTTGAAGAGCTGCATTAAAAATGAGATCCCTTCTGCTGAGAGTAACTCACTTGTGTTAACATCCCTGACAGTAAGTGTTCATGTAAACCTCATGTTTtataaaatgaacataatttatttaataataataatatctgtTTCTGCCCCTCTTAGGTTCCTCAGAATCAGCCACTGGTAGAAAGGCATCTTGGCAGCAGCTCAGCACCAGCTCAGATCATACGCTCCTCAGATGAGCAGCCACAGCAGGAAGAGGAAACACAAAAGAGGGAGTTAGACAGTGAGCATATAGAGGATTCGCCTCAACCTACAGATTCCACTGTGAGAATGCGCATCCTGCAACACATGTACACACAGGGAGGTGCATGATGAATCAAATAGTCAAGCGTACATTATGCACCAAGTAGTGAGCTTTAATGGCGAAAGAAAGTGTAAAGTGCTATGAGAAACTTGGTCGCTTATCATAAGCAGTAGCAGTGTTATTTTCTCCACAGCAGAACCTTTTGTTAatagaaaatcttttttttattaataaaataaaaaaaaatatttcgaaaatattgatgttttttgtgcatattgttcatttatttatttatttttccccccaaaagaaaaatgtaggTTGTTTAATGTTAGATTTTTAAACCATTATTGGTGATTACAAATATATGgtgattaaaacaaaatatacatttaaactaCAGTTTTGaaactacagttcaaaagtttgtggttggtaagattttttaatgtgtttgaaataagtctcttatgctcaccaaggctgcatttttttggatcaaaattacagtaaaacccAATGTTGAaagtaatattctgaaataaaagtacaatttaaaataattttctttcatattgaaaattgtaagttattcctgtgatgggaAAGCTGAATTATCAGCAGCCATTACACCGGTATTCAGTGTcatatcattataatatgctgtttAGGTGCTCaagaacatttcttattatcagtgttgaaaacaacCTGTGTGctgctcaatatttttgtagaaaccatgatacatttttccagcatttaaaaaaaaaaaaaaaaaataattaatttttttttttgtatcattataaatgtttttactgtcacttttgatcaattaatgcatccttgctgaataaaagtattattattattattattattattttcagtattatttatcattttgtcatttttttctgtgttgtaGAACTCATCTACACAATTACTCAAAATGCCAGTTCCTAGTTCACACAATCCTCTGAAAAATTCTGAACTTGTTCAATCCACTCTAATCATGCTGTCTCTTTAGGAGTGTGTGTTAGAGAGCCGGCTGAGGGGCGTGGAGGTACGTCTTCTGGAGAGTGTTGGCAGACTGGAGCAGCGATTGGCCCTCATGGAACACAGGATACATGCACTGGAAAAAAGCTTGGCTGGCAAGATTATCATCGAGAGGAACCAGTGGGAGAACTTGGAGAGTCGTGTGCTGCTGCTGGAGACCAGGCTGGCACTGACCTCAGCACAGGTAGGGTAGTTTAACATCTGTTTGGAAGTTTGGCACTGTAAATTTCAAATTATATTGCAATTGTGGCATAATGCTGCTTTCTCCCAAAACTCACTTTGATGATTGAGCTTGCGTTACGTGATGAAAAGCAGTGACAGTCAGCACAGATATACACACACTAGCAAAGCTCTCGCATGTGTCAGTTTTGAAGTAGGAAAATTCATATGGAAAATACGTTGTTTTATGAAGACTGCAAACCACATTAGAGGTCAGATGCCGGTATACAGCAACTGATTTGTTcggcaaaaaaaaattttttctaGCAATTTAA from Megalobrama amblycephala isolate DHTTF-2021 linkage group LG7, ASM1881202v1, whole genome shotgun sequence harbors:
- the cep44 gene encoding centrosomal protein of 44 kDa isoform X2, encoding MATGDLKGCLRKLEASLRSLKYPRDVDYQRLAVGDPSACLPIVSYAFTSFSPSLTEHLVDYGVELTGMNDLRFIENVYKVLRDVFSYKPLLTKQQFLQFGFAERKVTILCDIVGLVLNKHKELTKETKHVSKPKRRPQLKSCIKNEIPSAESNSLVLTSLTVPQNQPLVERHLGSSSAPAQIIRSSDEQPQQEEETQKRELDSEHIEDSPQPTDSTVRMRILQHMYTQGGVCVREPAEGRGGTSSGECWQTGAAIGPHGTQDTCTGKKLGWQDYHREEPVGELGESCAAAGDQAGTDLSTAVTVSTDIHTLAKLSHVSVLK